The proteins below are encoded in one region of Streptomyces ficellus:
- a CDS encoding GNAT family N-acetyltransferase, whose translation MTIMGAQDIDEAVAVTAAALRGVADRDWSGPAAGLDWSCYDTAVHIAGDFTGYATQLTGRSTDSYVPFEIGADPGTPPAGLVRVIEATGGLLSAAVRTTPQDVTAWHPYGMAGADGFAAMGVVEALLHTYDILGALGEPGWRAPGHLAARVLDRLFPHAPRDLDATETATATDPWRTLLWATGRAGLGDLPRPAVWRWYAAPVRSERLLLCEVSPLVGADLRDGGSGGFAWAAGGPPEGTRIAGGLVADAREAGTYRPGWGTYVVVRAADRRAVGAIGFHAAPDADGRAEVGYDLVEGARGHGYMTEALRALTGWAFARPEAAVLRAVVDSSNTPSHGVVSRAGFTRAAEAEGRVVYELRRT comes from the coding sequence ATGACGATCATGGGGGCACAGGACATCGACGAGGCGGTCGCGGTCACCGCCGCCGCCCTGCGGGGCGTGGCGGACCGGGACTGGTCCGGACCGGCGGCCGGACTGGACTGGAGCTGTTACGACACGGCCGTGCACATCGCCGGGGACTTCACCGGCTACGCCACCCAGCTGACCGGCCGCTCCACCGACTCCTACGTCCCGTTCGAGATCGGCGCCGACCCGGGGACGCCGCCCGCCGGGCTGGTCCGCGTCATCGAGGCCACCGGCGGTCTGCTGTCCGCCGCCGTCCGCACCACGCCGCAGGACGTGACCGCCTGGCACCCCTACGGAATGGCCGGGGCCGACGGCTTCGCCGCGATGGGCGTCGTCGAGGCGCTGCTGCACACGTACGACATCCTCGGCGCCCTCGGCGAACCCGGCTGGCGGGCGCCCGGCCACCTCGCCGCCCGCGTCCTGGACCGCCTCTTCCCGCACGCCCCGCGCGACCTCGACGCCACCGAAACCGCCACCGCCACCGACCCGTGGCGGACCCTGCTGTGGGCCACCGGCCGCGCCGGCCTGGGCGACCTGCCGCGACCGGCCGTCTGGCGCTGGTACGCCGCACCGGTCCGCAGCGAGCGCCTCCTGCTGTGCGAGGTGTCCCCGCTCGTCGGGGCCGACCTGCGCGACGGCGGCTCCGGCGGCTTCGCCTGGGCGGCCGGCGGCCCGCCGGAGGGCACCCGCATCGCCGGCGGGCTGGTGGCCGACGCCCGCGAGGCGGGGACGTACCGGCCCGGCTGGGGCACGTACGTCGTCGTCCGCGCCGCCGACCGCCGCGCGGTGGGCGCCATCGGCTTCCACGCCGCCCCGGACGCCGACGGCCGGGCCGAGGTCGGTTACGACCTGGTGGAGGGCGCCCGCGGCCACGGCTACATGACCGAGGCCCTGCGCGCCCTCACCGGCTGGGCGTTCGCCCGGCCGGAGGCGGCCGTGCTGCGCGCCGTCGTCGACAGCAGCAACACGCCCTCGCACGGGGTCGTGTCCCGCGCCGGGTTCACCAGGGCCGCCGAGGCCGAGGGCCGGGTGGTCTACGAGCTGCGCCGCACCTGA
- a CDS encoding isocitrate lyase/PEP mutase family protein has product MTGAAGVFRALHHGRAPEDPLVLPGPWDAASARAFEEAGFPALATPSAGVAASLGYEDGATPADEMLAAVARIARAVSVPVSADVEGGYGLAPKELVARVLDAGAVGVNLEDSRAGTLLDPRAHADRLAEVRAEAGGELFVNARVDTFLRGGTDPEDAVTRARLYVAAGADCVYPIRVPPEHLPLLRARIDGPINVAPLPGGPPVGELGRLGATRVTFGPGLLHRAMVAVREIADQVRRSS; this is encoded by the coding sequence GTGACGGGCGCCGCGGGCGTCTTCCGTGCCCTGCATCACGGCCGGGCCCCGGAGGACCCCTTGGTCCTGCCCGGCCCGTGGGACGCGGCCAGCGCCCGCGCCTTCGAGGAGGCCGGGTTCCCCGCTCTGGCCACGCCGTCCGCGGGGGTGGCGGCGTCGCTCGGGTACGAGGACGGGGCGACGCCCGCCGACGAGATGCTCGCGGCCGTCGCCCGGATCGCCCGGGCGGTGTCCGTCCCGGTGTCGGCGGACGTGGAGGGCGGTTACGGGCTCGCGCCCAAGGAGCTCGTCGCCCGCGTTCTGGACGCCGGCGCGGTCGGGGTGAACCTGGAGGACTCCCGGGCGGGAACGCTCCTGGACCCGCGGGCGCACGCCGACCGGCTGGCGGAGGTACGGGCGGAGGCGGGCGGCGAGCTGTTCGTCAACGCCCGCGTGGACACCTTCCTGCGCGGCGGCACCGACCCGGAGGACGCGGTCACCCGGGCGAGGCTGTACGTCGCGGCGGGTGCCGACTGCGTCTACCCGATCCGCGTGCCGCCCGAGCACCTTCCGCTGCTCCGCGCGCGGATCGACGGGCCCATCAACGTGGCCCCCCTCCCGGGCGGTCCGCCGGTCGGGGAACTGGGCCGCCTGGGCGCCACCCGCGTCACGTTCGGGCCCGGGCTGCTGCACCGCGCGATGGTGGCGGTGCGGGAGATCGCCGATCAGGTGCGGCGCAGCTCGTAG
- a CDS encoding DUF2867 domain-containing protein, which translates to MRLPRSAHTSRPWRIHEIATGFHVEDVWELPTPGGPDDLARLVRQMADGEGGDGRSPISAPVPRALFAIRWKLGALLGWDRPGDGVGGRVPSLRARLPADLRDGPRGPDLRAAPFTSLYQTHDEWAAEMANRTVHTVMHIGWVPDAGGGGHHGRMAVLVKPNGLLGAAYMAAIKPFRYLGVYPALLRMIGREWRAGAGAR; encoded by the coding sequence ATGAGGCTGCCCAGAAGCGCCCACACGTCCCGCCCGTGGAGGATCCACGAGATCGCCACCGGCTTCCACGTCGAGGACGTGTGGGAGCTGCCCACCCCCGGCGGCCCCGACGACCTCGCCCGCCTGGTGCGCCAGATGGCCGACGGCGAGGGCGGCGACGGCCGCTCGCCCATCTCCGCCCCCGTGCCGCGCGCCCTGTTCGCGATCCGCTGGAAGCTGGGCGCCCTGCTCGGCTGGGACCGGCCCGGTGACGGTGTCGGCGGCCGGGTGCCCAGCCTGCGCGCCCGGTTGCCGGCCGACCTGCGCGACGGCCCGCGCGGCCCCGACCTGCGGGCGGCCCCCTTCACCTCGCTCTACCAGACCCACGACGAGTGGGCCGCCGAGATGGCCAACCGCACCGTCCACACCGTGATGCACATCGGCTGGGTGCCGGACGCCGGCGGCGGCGGCCACCACGGCCGCATGGCCGTCCTGGTCAAGCCCAACGGGCTGCTCGGCGCCGCCTACATGGCGGCCATCAAGCCCTTCCGGTACCTGGGCGTCTACCCGGCCCTGCTCCGGATGATCGGGCGCGAGTGGCGGGCGGGCGCCGGTGCGCGCTGA
- a CDS encoding carboxymuconolactone decarboxylase family protein, which produces MTTETQTKPQTHTHTHTGTATDGYAPEHTPRLSWAEQAPEVYKAMVRLDAAARQGVDPVLLELVKIRASQLNHCAYCLDMHTKDALAAGESVERIIQLSAWEESRHFYTEKELAAIELTEAVTVLTDGFVEDEVFERAAKQFDEKELAQLIAAINVINAWNRFAVTTRMVPGHYTPGQYHGTAK; this is translated from the coding sequence ATGACGACAGAGACGCAGACGAAGCCGCAGACCCACACCCACACCCACACCGGAACGGCCACGGACGGGTACGCGCCCGAGCACACCCCCCGCCTCTCCTGGGCCGAGCAGGCGCCCGAGGTCTACAAGGCGATGGTCCGGCTGGACGCCGCCGCCCGCCAGGGCGTCGACCCGGTCCTGCTGGAGCTGGTCAAGATCCGCGCCTCGCAGCTCAACCACTGCGCCTACTGCCTGGACATGCACACCAAGGACGCGCTGGCGGCGGGCGAGTCGGTCGAGCGCATCATCCAGCTCAGCGCCTGGGAGGAGTCGCGGCACTTCTACACCGAGAAGGAGCTGGCCGCGATCGAACTGACCGAGGCGGTCACGGTCCTGACGGACGGTTTCGTCGAGGACGAGGTGTTCGAGCGGGCCGCGAAGCAGTTCGACGAGAAGGAACTGGCCCAGCTCATCGCGGCGATCAACGTCATCAACGCCTGGAACCGCTTCGCGGTGACCACCCGCATGGTCCCCGGCCACTACACGCCCGGCCAGTACCACGGCACGGCCAAGTGA
- a CDS encoding TetR/AcrR family transcriptional regulator: MALARTPRGTWIEAGLRALAAGGPDAVRIEPLAQALGVSKGGFYGYFANRDALLTEMLDTWEREVTEAVIEHVDGGGGDGRSKLERLFTLVAASDEEAVRGTAVDLAIREWARRDAAVAERLRRVDNRRMDYLRALFASFCPDPADVEVRCMLTFSVRIGAHVVAADHGAHSRADVMALTRQWLLR, from the coding sequence ATGGCGCTGGCCCGGACGCCGCGCGGCACGTGGATCGAGGCAGGCCTGCGGGCGCTCGCGGCCGGCGGCCCGGACGCCGTGCGGATCGAGCCGCTGGCGCAGGCGCTCGGCGTCAGCAAGGGCGGTTTCTACGGGTACTTCGCCAACCGGGACGCGCTCCTCACCGAGATGCTGGACACCTGGGAGCGCGAGGTCACCGAGGCGGTGATCGAGCACGTCGACGGTGGTGGCGGCGACGGGCGGAGCAAGCTGGAGCGGCTGTTCACCCTCGTCGCCGCCTCCGACGAGGAGGCGGTCCGGGGCACCGCCGTCGACCTCGCGATCCGCGAGTGGGCGCGCCGCGACGCGGCGGTGGCGGAGCGGCTGCGCCGGGTGGACAACCGGCGGATGGACTACCTGCGGGCGCTGTTCGCGTCGTTCTGCCCGGACCCGGCCGACGTCGAGGTCCGCTGCATGCTCACCTTCTCGGTCCGGATCGGCGCCCATGTGGTCGCCGCCGACCACGGCGCCCACAGCCGCGCCGACGTCATGGCGCTCACCCGCCAATGGCTCCTGCGCTGA
- a CDS encoding SpoIIE family protein phosphatase has protein sequence MDDHGEQRPPDGGVRPEILASWRRSESLGIGTEGAALPVEDDLDPDSRLVRAAAPVLDRLCERFAGLPVTVALADARANLVDRRGDPAGLELMDAASLVPGANVDERYMGTSSVSMVLSTRAPFVVVGEEHFLHNLKELTCMAAPVRDPVGGTVLGAVNLSVPKELAEPGMALALQDATDRIAERLLDLSAARERNLMSSFLRARERGGHARLHLGSGELAPLGAAPPRLAGAERLALLESAIDLIAAPSGDDGGRAFAEVPLAGGRVATLRRRELRHGDAEGAAVEVSFADTGTTGGGDGGGGRTVGAAAATAPDGRAVPLLHRAAVGGPAEPDTPTGAGEPGEAAGADAASGTDAPGDPTDAWLLLVGEPGVGRLAAEARGRLSLLNEAGVRVGTTLDMRRTAQELAEIAVPRFADLVVVDLVEGALAGEEPPASPLGPGAVLRRVAAWPDEDARDAGGARGARGAGAEGAAFVDGTVTHPPGTPQARCLATGRPVTDSVVTDALTGPEAAAGHPVDLLGEGVHSYLGAPLCSRGAVLGLAGFYRRGRNRPYEHDDLTLAGELAARTAISLDNARHYSREHQASLTLQRSLLPRDTPRLTAADLAFRYLPADATAGVGGDWFDAIPLSGMRVALVVGDVAGHGLQAAATMGRLRTAVRTLAAMDLPPEEVLTHLDDLVSRTSDDPATGATCLYAVYDPVSCRCTAARAGHPPPALLTPGGRARLLDLPAGPPLGVGDLGPYESVGVDLPEGSLLALWTDGLLKEIRGYGGTDTEARTALFLASLTGPEPSLERICDRVTGALLPDGPHDDVALLLARVRALPEDRVASWELPSDPAVVARARELTHHQLARWGLAELDFSTGLVVSELVTNAVRYGGRGPIGLRLLRDGSLFCEVSDRSNTSPRIRRAATTEEGGRGLFLVARFTRSWGARFTPGGKVVWAEQVPHGGPPAAEPDEQTLLSMYDDLA, from the coding sequence GTGGACGATCACGGTGAGCAGAGGCCGCCCGACGGCGGAGTACGCCCGGAGATCCTCGCCTCCTGGCGGCGCTCGGAGTCGCTCGGGATCGGCACCGAGGGCGCTGCCCTCCCGGTCGAGGACGACCTCGACCCCGACTCCAGGCTCGTCAGGGCCGCCGCACCGGTGCTGGACCGGCTGTGCGAACGGTTCGCGGGCCTGCCCGTCACCGTGGCCCTGGCCGACGCCCGGGCGAACCTCGTCGACCGGCGGGGCGACCCGGCCGGGCTGGAGCTCATGGACGCCGCCTCCCTGGTGCCGGGCGCCAACGTCGACGAGCGGTACATGGGCACCAGCAGCGTCAGCATGGTGCTGAGCACCAGGGCACCCTTCGTGGTCGTCGGCGAAGAGCACTTCCTGCACAACCTCAAGGAGCTGACCTGCATGGCCGCCCCGGTGCGCGACCCCGTGGGCGGGACCGTGCTGGGCGCGGTCAACCTCTCCGTACCCAAGGAGCTGGCCGAGCCGGGGATGGCGCTGGCCCTCCAGGACGCCACCGACCGCATCGCCGAGCGTCTGCTGGACCTGAGCGCGGCCAGGGAGCGCAACCTGATGAGCTCCTTCCTGCGGGCCAGGGAGCGCGGCGGGCACGCCCGGCTCCACCTCGGCTCGGGCGAGCTGGCCCCCCTCGGCGCGGCCCCGCCCCGGCTGGCCGGCGCGGAGCGCCTGGCGCTGCTGGAGAGCGCCATCGACCTGATCGCCGCACCGTCGGGGGACGACGGCGGCCGGGCGTTCGCGGAGGTACCGCTGGCGGGCGGGCGCGTGGCGACGCTGCGCCGCCGGGAGCTGCGCCACGGCGACGCGGAGGGCGCCGCCGTCGAGGTCAGCTTCGCCGACACCGGGACCACGGGCGGCGGTGACGGTGGCGGCGGCCGCACGGTGGGGGCGGCCGCCGCGACGGCTCCCGACGGCCGCGCCGTGCCGCTGCTGCACCGGGCGGCGGTCGGCGGACCGGCCGAGCCGGACACGCCCACCGGGGCCGGTGAGCCCGGTGAGGCTGCCGGGGCGGATGCGGCCAGTGGCACCGATGCGCCCGGTGACCCGACCGACGCGTGGCTGCTGCTGGTGGGCGAGCCGGGGGTCGGGCGCCTGGCGGCGGAGGCGCGCGGACGGCTGTCGCTGCTGAACGAGGCGGGCGTGCGCGTCGGCACCACCCTCGACATGCGGCGCACCGCCCAGGAGCTGGCCGAGATCGCCGTGCCGCGCTTCGCCGACCTGGTCGTGGTCGACCTGGTGGAGGGCGCCCTGGCGGGCGAGGAGCCCCCGGCCTCGCCGCTCGGGCCCGGTGCGGTGCTGCGCAGGGTGGCGGCCTGGCCGGACGAAGACGCGCGGGACGCGGGAGGCGCGAGGGGTGCGCGGGGCGCGGGAGCCGAGGGGGCCGCCTTCGTGGACGGGACGGTCACCCACCCGCCGGGCACACCCCAGGCCCGGTGCCTGGCCACCGGGCGGCCGGTCACCGACTCGGTGGTCACGGACGCCCTGACGGGGCCCGAGGCGGCCGCCGGTCACCCCGTGGACCTGCTCGGCGAGGGCGTGCACTCGTACCTGGGCGCCCCGCTGTGCTCCCGGGGCGCCGTGCTCGGCCTCGCCGGGTTCTACCGCCGGGGGCGGAACCGGCCGTACGAGCACGACGACCTGACCCTGGCGGGCGAGCTGGCCGCCCGTACCGCGATCAGCCTGGACAACGCGCGCCACTACAGCCGCGAGCACCAGGCCTCCCTCACCCTCCAGCGCAGTCTGCTGCCGCGCGACACGCCCCGGCTCACCGCCGCCGACCTCGCCTTCCGCTACCTCCCGGCGGACGCCACGGCGGGCGTGGGCGGGGACTGGTTCGACGCGATCCCGCTGTCCGGGATGCGGGTGGCCCTGGTGGTCGGCGACGTGGCCGGGCACGGGCTCCAGGCGGCGGCCACCATGGGCCGGCTGCGTACGGCGGTGCGGACCCTCGCCGCCATGGACCTGCCGCCGGAGGAGGTCCTGACCCACCTGGACGACCTCGTCAGCCGCACGTCCGACGACCCGGCCACCGGGGCGACCTGCCTGTACGCGGTGTACGACCCGGTGTCCTGCCGCTGCACGGCCGCCCGGGCCGGTCACCCGCCGCCCGCGCTGCTGACCCCGGGCGGCCGGGCGCGGCTGCTCGACCTGCCGGCCGGGCCACCGCTCGGCGTCGGCGACCTCGGGCCGTACGAGTCGGTCGGCGTGGACCTGCCGGAGGGCAGCCTGCTGGCCCTGTGGACGGACGGGCTGCTCAAGGAGATACGCGGCTACGGCGGCACCGACACCGAGGCCCGCACCGCGCTGTTCCTGGCCTCGCTCACCGGTCCGGAACCGTCGCTGGAGCGGATCTGCGACCGGGTCACCGGCGCCCTGCTGCCCGACGGCCCGCACGACGACGTGGCGCTCCTGCTGGCCCGGGTGCGGGCCCTGCCGGAGGACCGGGTGGCGTCCTGGGAGCTGCCCTCCGACCCGGCGGTGGTCGCCCGCGCCCGCGAGCTGACGCACCACCAGCTCGCCCGATGGGGGCTGGCGGAACTGGACTTCAGCACCGGGCTCGTGGTGAGCGAACTGGTCACCAACGCCGTCCGGTACGGCGGCCGGGGCCCCATCGGCCTCCGCCTGCTGCGGGACGGCTCGCTGTTCTGCGAGGTGTCCGACCGCAGCAACACCTCCCCGCGCATCCGCCGCGCGGCCACCACCGAGGAGGGCGGGCGCGGCCTGTTCCTGGTGGCCCGCTTCACCAGGAGCTGGGGCGCCCGCTTCACCCCCGGGGGCAAGGTCGTCTGGGCTGAACAGGTCCCGCACGGGGGCCCACCGGCCGCCGAACCGGACGAGCAGACGCTGCTGTCCATGTACGACGACCTGGCGTGA
- a CDS encoding LIC_13387 family protein, translating to MRADPGGGAPARRALARRAPAAFRAGAWAWVVTGAGHLALEGLLALRPEDPAAARATGAMRAYGIAFGGVRRSLYDIDRGMSYVMATALVFAGVVCLLVARSAPGLVTRSRALSGLALAASLVVLGVSLTLLPAPPAVLFTVACAAFGLALAGARRDPA from the coding sequence GTGCGCGCTGACCCGGGCGGCGGCGCCCCGGCCCGCCGCGCCCTCGCCCGCCGCGCCCCCGCCGCCTTCCGTGCCGGGGCCTGGGCGTGGGTCGTCACCGGTGCCGGACACCTCGCGCTGGAGGGCCTCCTGGCGCTGCGCCCCGAGGACCCGGCGGCGGCCCGCGCCACCGGGGCCATGCGGGCGTACGGCATCGCGTTCGGCGGCGTCCGGCGCAGCCTGTACGACATCGACCGGGGCATGTCCTACGTGATGGCCACCGCGCTGGTCTTCGCCGGGGTGGTGTGCCTGCTCGTGGCGCGCTCCGCGCCCGGCCTGGTCACGCGGTCCCGGGCGCTGAGCGGTCTGGCGCTGGCCGCCTCCCTGGTGGTGCTGGGCGTGTCGCTGACCCTGCTGCCGGCCCCGCCCGCCGTCCTGTTCACCGTCGCCTGCGCCGCGTTCGGCCTCGCGCTCGCCGGAGCCCGGCGGGATCCGGCGTAG